One Esox lucius isolate fEsoLuc1 chromosome 1, fEsoLuc1.pri, whole genome shotgun sequence genomic region harbors:
- the LOC105012306 gene encoding sodium/potassium-transporting ATPase subunit gamma, with the protein MSAAEGPKYDPDADFHYDYQTLRIGGLAFAGFLVILSVILLTGHRLFRCGRSKAVKRKGPHKLVPDSEEQKDDEED; encoded by the exons ATGTCCGCCGCTGAAG GCCCTAAGTACGACCCCGATGCCGACTTTCATTACG ACTATCAGACTCTTCGTATTGGAGGTCTGGCCTTCGCTGGGTTCTTGGTCATTTTGTCCGTTATCCTGTTGACTG GACACAGACTATTCCGGTGTGGAAGGTCTAAGGCG GTAAAGAGGAAGGGACCACACAAGCTGGTGCCGGACTCA GAAGAACAGAAGGATGACGAGGAGGACTAA